The Nocardioides ginsengisegetis region CGGCGTCTCGGAGTACTACACCGTCATGGCCGTCACCGACCCCGACAAGCGCTCCAAGGGCATCTCCGCCTTCGTGGTGGAGAAGTCCGACGAGGGCGTCTCCTTCGGGGCCCCGGAGAAGAAGCTCGGCATCAAGGGCTCCCCGACCCGCGAGGTCTACCTCGACAACGTGCGGATCCCGGCCGACCGGATGATCGGCGCCGAGGGCACCGGCTTCGAGACCGCGATGAAGACCCTGGACCACACCCGCGTGACCATCGCCGCCCAGGCGGTCGGTGTCGCGCAGGGCGCGCTGGACTACGCGCTCGGCTACGCCAAGGAGCGGAAGCAGTTCGGCAAGTCGATCGCGGAGTTCCAGGGCCTGCAGTTCCTGCTGGCCGACATGGGCATGAAGGTCGAGGCCGCCCGGCAGATGACCTACGCCGCCGCCGGCCGCTCCGAGCGGGGCGACAAGGACCTGACGTTCTTCGGCGCGGCCGCGAAGTGCTTCGCCTCGGACGTGGCGATGGAGGTCACCACCAACGCGGTGCAGGTGCTCGGTGGCTACGGCTACACCCGCGAGTACCCCGTCGAGCGGATGATGCGCGACGCGAAGATCACCCAGATCTACGAGGGCACCAACCAGGTCCAGCGGATCGTGATGGCCCGCCAGCTCCTCGCCGGGATCCAGTCCGAGCTCTGACGCTCGGTCCGGCCGCCCTCAGGTCGCCGGACACGCCGACACGTACGGCCGGTCGCCGAAGCTGGCCCGCCACTCCTCGGCCGACAGCTGCCGGCCGGCCATCCGGCAGGCGGCGTCGACGGCGTGCTGCGGGTCGAGGTCCCAGGTCCACGCGCTGCCGGTGGACGGGTCGAGGATGCGGGCCGAGCCACCGTCGGGCAGGAACGCCGCGGCCAGGTAGGGGCGGCCCTCCACGGCGACGCTGGCCAGCGCCGACACGGTCCGCACGTCCCACAGCGTCACGGAGCCGTCGAAGCTCGACGTGAGCAGGCGGGTGCTGTCCGGCGAGAAGCTCGCCTGGCCGGGGATGCCGCCGTGGCCGGGCCCGGGCGGACGCACCGGACGACCGGACTCGAGGTCGAGGACCAGGACCTGCCCCGCGGCGCCGGTCGGTCCCGCCTCCTCCGAGCCGGTGCCACCGGTGACGGCGGCGTATCGCCCGTCGGGGGAGACCGCCAGCCAGAAGCTGTAGCGCAGGCCCAGCGGTCCCTCGCGGAGCACGGAGCCGGACTCGAGGTCCAGCAGCGCCCACCGGGTGTTCTGCCGGGTCCAGAAGACGTTCGGCCCCGGTCCGCCGATGAGGACGACCGCCGTCCGGTCGTCGGGGCGCATCGCCACCCAGGACACGCTCTCGCCGACCTCGATCGGCCGCCCCACCGGCGCCAGGGTCTCGCCGTCCAGCAGGCTGACCCGACCCGACAGCTCGGCCACGGCAAGCCGGGAGCCGTCGGGGGAGTAGGCGATCTCGGTGACCTTCCCGCTGCTGACCCGCGTGCTCCGGGCCCGGTGCCCGCTGGCGATGTCCCAGACGATCAGGTCCTTGCCGGTCGCGGTGGCGTAGTGCTCGCCGTCCGGGTGCCAGGCGCCGACGGTGTGCCGGTAGCCCGGCTGCATCGGGATCTCCGAGGTTGCGCCGGTCGTGTAGTCGCGGAAGCTCCAGGCATCCCCGGTGAGGACCGTCGACCAGCGCCCTCCGGGGGCCAGGACGCCCCACCCGCTGGGCGCCGGGGTCGGCAGGTCCACGACAGGGAGGTACTGCCGGTGGCCCGCGAGGTCCCACTGCCGCAGCAGCTCGCCGCCGGCGGCGGCGGCGAAGAGGTAGGAGCCGTCGGCCGCGTAGTCCACCGACCCGCCGTTGCCCCGGTCGAGGGTGAACTCGGCCTGCACCGACGGCCGCTCGTGGGCGATGTCCCACTCGGTCACGATCCGGTCGCCCCAGCAGATCCCGAGCAGCGAGCGACGGTCCGGCGAGATCCGCAGGTCGACCAGGTTGCCGCTCGAGGGCAGCGTCGACAGGGTCCGGCCCGTCCGGGTGTCGACGAGCTCGGCGCCCCAGTCCCGGATGCCCGCCAGTACGTCGGGGTCGCGGGTGACGGTCAGGCTGGTCAGCGGCGATCCTCCGTGGTCCACGACGGTGGCCGCCCCGGTGCGGAGGTCGTGCCGGGTCAGGGGATCGCTGGTCCACAGCGTCCCGCCGTCGTCGCTGAGCGCGACCGACGGGCCGTCGACGGCCGGGACGCGGACGGTGATCGGGGGCCGGCTGCCCGTGAGGTCCCACACCATCGCGCGCGTCGCCACGGGCTCGAGGCCGGTGCCCTCGACGCGGCTGCGCTGCAGGGCGACCGCCAGCCGGCTGCCGTCGGCGCTGAACCCGAGGTCGCGGACCTCCCAGCCCCGGTCGGGCAGCCCGCGGAGCCGGTCCTCGGGCGCCAGCGTGCGGGCGTCGAGGAGCTGGGCCGGTGGCCCCACGTTGGCGGTCGCGCCGACCGCCAGCAACGTGCTGTCGGGGCTGAAGGCGAGCAGGCGCCGTCCCCACTTGCGGCTCCACTCGACCCGCGGCACACCGGCCTGGTGCTCGGCGACGAACGCGCCGGTTCCCGCGTCGTACAGGCGCACGAGGCGGGCCTCGTCGAGGGTCGCGACCGACCGGCCGTCCGGGCTCGTCGCGACCTCCAGGATCTGATCACCCTCGCGCAGCGGGGTCGAGGCGATCAGCCGGGGGTT contains the following coding sequences:
- a CDS encoding acyl-CoA dehydrogenase family protein → MSADFPLYALSEEHQAIREAVRAVCDAKVAPYAADVDENARYPQEAHDALLAADFHAPHVPEEYGGAGADALATVIVIEEVARACVSSSLIPAVNKLGSLPVQISGSEELKKHYLGKLAAGEGGFSYCLSEPDAGSDAVSMKTKAVRDGDHWVLNGVKRWITNAGVSEYYTVMAVTDPDKRSKGISAFVVEKSDEGVSFGAPEKKLGIKGSPTREVYLDNVRIPADRMIGAEGTGFETAMKTLDHTRVTIAAQAVGVAQGALDYALGYAKERKQFGKSIAEFQGLQFLLADMGMKVEAARQMTYAAAGRSERGDKDLTFFGAAAKCFASDVAMEVTTNAVQVLGGYGYTREYPVERMMRDAKITQIYEGTNQVQRIVMARQLLAGIQSEL